In one Nocardia tengchongensis genomic region, the following are encoded:
- a CDS encoding DNA polymerase III subunit gamma and tau has translation MALYRKYRPATFAEVVGQEHVTDPLSTALDTGRISHAYLFSGPRGCGKTSSARILARSLNCVEGPTSTPCGVCSSCVALGPGGSGNLDVIELDAASHGGVDDTRELRDRAFYAPAESRYRVFIVDEAHMVTTAGFNALLKIVEEPPAHLIFVFATTEPEKVLPTIRSRTHHYPFRLLPPATMRGLLGKICEQEHVQVEESVYPLVIRAGGGSPRDSLSVLDQLLAGAGAEGVTYPRAVSLLGVTDVALIDDAVEALATADGAALFGAIDRVVEAGHDPRRFATDLLERLRDLILLRAVPDATDRNLVTGPGDVIARMRAQADSLGPATLARHAELLHEGLGDMRGATNPRLLLEVIAARMLLPAASDAETATLQRLELLERRIATGAIPSAPQQGQSAAPQSAAPAAPAAGAGNARRGAAALAALRAEKSGAPEPSAATVPVTAPDPVAEVATTQTAPVAPGATAVRPPELGPVNAVPQTPPAPVVESPAPQPVQAVVEATPEPDPVESVAPVAEPLAPEPPVPAPAPVVEPEPVPAPDPVAVAAPAPEPVEIAAPVVGGPAGDDVLQQVEEAWADIRAKVREFGAAVHALLSGASVARVEGETIVLAHQHAPLAQRLSQPQYLEAVQSAVKAVLGREHGVKWEVGGAGSGGGAAKSAAGKAPASAPAEPKKAAQKFSRPSQAKAAAAPVVEAAPSTGWGSVAAPAPAAAAPADPGPAGGDSSAAESARFAPPEDDIPLPDGPDLPDDPGLGDYSPVGYDGVPPATTPEEEREMLEESAKPVPPEERRDPDEVALALLVSELGATPLEG, from the coding sequence GTGGCTCTGTACCGGAAGTACCGACCGGCAACGTTCGCTGAAGTGGTGGGTCAGGAGCACGTCACCGATCCGCTGAGTACGGCGCTCGACACCGGGCGGATCAGTCATGCCTACCTGTTCTCGGGACCGCGCGGATGCGGCAAGACCTCTTCGGCGCGCATCCTGGCGCGCTCGCTGAACTGTGTGGAGGGACCGACCTCCACGCCCTGCGGCGTCTGCTCCTCCTGCGTCGCGCTCGGGCCCGGCGGCTCCGGCAACCTCGACGTCATCGAACTCGACGCCGCCAGCCACGGCGGTGTGGACGACACCCGCGAACTGCGCGACCGCGCCTTCTACGCGCCGGCCGAGTCCCGGTACCGCGTCTTCATCGTCGACGAGGCGCACATGGTCACCACGGCGGGCTTCAACGCCCTGCTCAAGATCGTGGAAGAGCCGCCCGCCCACCTGATCTTCGTCTTCGCCACCACCGAGCCGGAGAAGGTGCTGCCGACCATCCGCTCGCGCACGCACCACTATCCCTTCCGGCTGCTTCCGCCCGCCACCATGCGCGGGCTGCTCGGCAAGATCTGCGAGCAGGAGCACGTGCAGGTCGAAGAATCGGTGTACCCCTTGGTGATTCGCGCCGGCGGCGGTTCCCCGCGTGACAGCCTCAGCGTGCTGGACCAGCTGCTGGCGGGCGCGGGCGCCGAGGGCGTCACCTATCCGCGCGCGGTGTCCCTGCTCGGGGTCACCGATGTCGCCCTGATCGACGACGCCGTCGAGGCGCTCGCCACCGCCGACGGGGCCGCCCTGTTCGGTGCCATCGACCGCGTGGTGGAGGCCGGTCACGATCCCCGCCGCTTCGCCACCGACCTGCTCGAACGCCTCCGCGACCTGATCCTGCTGCGCGCCGTTCCCGACGCCACCGACCGCAACCTGGTCACCGGCCCGGGCGACGTCATCGCCCGTATGCGCGCCCAGGCCGACAGCCTCGGCCCCGCCACCCTGGCCCGTCACGCCGAACTCCTGCACGAGGGCCTCGGTGACATGCGCGGCGCCACCAACCCGCGCCTGCTGCTCGAGGTCATCGCCGCCCGCATGCTGCTTCCCGCGGCCTCCGACGCCGAAACCGCCACGCTCCAGCGCCTCGAACTTCTCGAGCGCCGAATCGCGACCGGTGCGATCCCTTCCGCTCCGCAGCAGGGCCAGTCCGCCGCCCCGCAGTCCGCCGCGCCCGCCGCCCCGGCGGCCGGAGCCGGCAACGCTCGCCGTGGAGCCGCGGCCCTGGCCGCCCTGCGTGCCGAAAAGTCCGGCGCCCCTGAGCCTTCCGCCGCCACAGTGCCTGTCACCGCGCCCGATCCGGTTGCCGAAGTCGCGACGACGCAGACCGCGCCCGTCGCTCCCGGCGCCACCGCGGTGCGCCCGCCCGAGCTCGGTCCGGTGAACGCCGTACCGCAGACTCCGCCGGCTCCGGTAGTGGAAAGCCCTGCGCCGCAGCCGGTTCAGGCCGTCGTGGAGGCGACTCCCGAGCCGGACCCGGTCGAATCCGTTGCGCCGGTCGCCGAACCGCTCGCGCCCGAGCCGCCGGTGCCGGCTCCCGCGCCGGTCGTCGAGCCGGAGCCGGTTCCCGCGCCCGATCCCGTCGCTGTGGCCGCACCCGCGCCCGAACCGGTCGAGATCGCGGCACCGGTGGTCGGCGGGCCCGCGGGCGACGATGTGCTGCAGCAGGTCGAGGAAGCCTGGGCGGATATTCGGGCCAAGGTGCGGGAGTTCGGGGCCGCGGTGCATGCGCTGTTGTCCGGGGCGAGTGTGGCTCGGGTCGAGGGGGAGACGATCGTCCTCGCCCATCAGCACGCGCCGCTGGCGCAGCGGTTGTCGCAGCCGCAGTATCTGGAGGCCGTGCAGTCGGCCGTCAAGGCGGTGCTCGGGCGTGAGCACGGGGTGAAGTGGGAAGTCGGGGGTGCGGGGTCGGGTGGCGGCGCCGCCAAGTCCGCGGCGGGCAAGGCTCCCGCGAGCGCGCCCGCGGAACCGAAGAAGGCGGCGCAGAAGTTCTCGCGGCCGAGTCAGGCCAAGGCGGCCGCGGCTCCGGTCGTCGAGGCGGCTCCCTCGACCGGCTGGGGGAGTGTCGCGGCGCCCGCGCCGGCCGCCGCGGCGCCCGCGGATCCGGGTCCGGCGGGCGGGGATTCGTCCGCCGCCGAGAGTGCCCGGTTCGCACCCCCGGAGGACGATATTCCGCTGCCCGACGGGCCGGACCTTCCGGATGATCCGGGGCTGGGTGACTACTCGCCGGTAGGTTATGACGGCGTCCCACCTGCTACTACGCCGGAGGAGGAGCGGGAGATGCTGGAGGAGTCGGCCAAGCCGGTGCCTCCGGAAGAGCGCCGCGACCCGGATGAGGTGGCCCTAGCCCTTTTGGTGTCGGAGTTGGGCGCCACACCTCTGGAGGGTTGA
- a CDS encoding ammonium transporter translates to MTPHLDPAATAWLLAATALVLLMTPGLAIFYGGMVRSSGVLNMLMMSFISIPLVTVAWLLGGYSMAFGDDAGGGFIGDLGHFGLAGINPETLHVVDKASGAAVPELLFVTFQLTFAILTVALISGAIADRTKFSAWMIFVPVWALIVYAPIAHWVWTPNGWLTHLGTLDYAGGLVVEIASGASALAMVFVLGPRHGFKVDAMRPHNLPFVLLGAGLLWFGWFGFNAGSALSANGIAAAVFLNTLVAGCLGMLGWLVVEARRDGKPTTFGAASGAVAGLVAITPSCGEVNTIGAVVVGLVAGVVCSFAVSWKFKGNYDDSLDVVGVHFMGGIVGTLLIGFLASAVMTGGPEGLFYGGGLGQLGKQAVGVVTVAAFAFGMTFALGKVLDRFVGFRVAKEDELGGVDFALHAETAYAEGVHGHSPNRIGKTPGH, encoded by the coding sequence ATGACACCCCATCTCGACCCGGCCGCCACCGCCTGGCTGTTGGCCGCCACGGCGCTGGTGCTGCTGATGACACCCGGCCTGGCGATCTTCTACGGCGGCATGGTGCGGTCCAGCGGTGTGCTCAACATGCTGATGATGAGCTTCATCTCCATTCCGCTGGTGACGGTGGCGTGGCTGCTGGGCGGGTACAGCATGGCCTTCGGTGACGACGCGGGCGGCGGATTCATCGGCGATCTCGGGCACTTCGGGCTCGCCGGGATCAATCCGGAGACACTGCACGTGGTGGACAAGGCCAGCGGCGCGGCGGTGCCGGAGCTGCTGTTCGTCACCTTCCAGCTGACCTTCGCGATTCTGACCGTCGCCCTGATCAGTGGCGCGATCGCCGATCGGACCAAGTTCTCGGCGTGGATGATCTTCGTGCCGGTGTGGGCGCTGATCGTGTACGCGCCGATCGCGCACTGGGTGTGGACCCCGAACGGCTGGCTGACGCACCTGGGCACGCTGGATTACGCGGGCGGCCTGGTGGTCGAGATCGCCTCGGGCGCTTCGGCATTGGCGATGGTCTTCGTGCTGGGCCCGCGGCACGGCTTCAAGGTGGACGCGATGCGGCCGCACAATCTGCCGTTCGTGCTGCTGGGCGCGGGCCTGCTGTGGTTCGGCTGGTTCGGTTTCAATGCCGGTTCGGCGCTGTCCGCCAATGGCATTGCGGCGGCGGTGTTCCTGAACACGCTGGTGGCGGGCTGTCTGGGCATGCTGGGCTGGCTGGTGGTCGAGGCGCGCCGGGACGGCAAGCCGACCACGTTCGGTGCGGCCTCGGGTGCGGTGGCCGGTCTGGTGGCGATCACGCCGTCCTGCGGTGAGGTGAACACCATCGGCGCGGTGGTCGTGGGTCTGGTGGCGGGCGTGGTGTGTTCGTTCGCGGTGAGCTGGAAGTTCAAGGGCAACTACGACGATTCGCTGGATGTCGTGGGCGTGCACTTCATGGGCGGCATCGTGGGCACGCTGTTGATCGGCTTCCTGGCCTCGGCCGTGATGACCGGTGGCCCCGAGGGCCTGTTCTACGGCGGCGGGCTGGGTCAGCTCGGCAAGCAGGCGGTGGGCGTGGTGACGGTGGCGGCGTTCGCCTTCGGGATGACGTTCGCGCTGGGCAAGGTGCTGGACCGGTTCGTCGGTTTCCGGGTCGCCAAGGAGGACGAGCTGGGCGGTGTGGACTTCGCGCTGCACGCGGAGACCGCGTACGCCGAGGGCGTGCACGGGCATTCGCCGAACCGCATCGGTAAGACCCCGGGCCACTGA
- a CDS encoding serine/threonine-protein kinase — translation MNSQARPDGSRREQTSPENSTQAYLPVNLDDELEAMGLFDAEEIGRGGFGVVYRCAQRALDRVVAVKVLSAEIDDESRERFLREEHAMGRLSGHPNIVDILQVDVTPTGRPFIVMPYATRGSLEQVVRDSGPLSWADSLRVGVKLAGAIETAHRAEVLHRDVKPANVLLSRYGEPQLTDFGIARIPGGFRTSTSLITGSPAFTAPEVLKGDEPTVRSDVYGLGSTLFALLTGHAAFERQAGEKIVAQFLRITSQPVPDLRELEIPADVAAAIEAAMSPEPGDRPASAVEFGELLRAVQGDHGQMPDEMALIDGSEPGVDGADPATGYTTRRTRPVVSAPRTRSLTLRPTGNPSAVFGTGNTLPPTATTKFRPPIPAREPIARPRLLDPLRAGGRRRLAVIHGPAGFGKSTVAAQWCAELTDRGVATAWIGIDRDDDNEVWLLAHIIAAIRKVRPEIGAGLEQLLEERPAEAVPYAVSALIDEVQASASPVVVVVDDWHRITDAGAQRVMASLLDNCSHELRFVITSRERAGLPLSRLQVADELVEIRSGQLRLTAAETRQILVDRLELELTDRQVEQIHAATDGWPAAIQLAGLSLRAADHDVDRLIAGLSATTRRSGSISRRTCWAPSSRGCSNSSAP, via the coding sequence ATGAACTCACAGGCGCGCCCGGATGGCTCGCGGCGTGAGCAGACCTCTCCCGAAAACTCCACGCAGGCATATCTTCCCGTGAACCTCGACGACGAACTGGAGGCCATGGGCCTGTTCGACGCGGAGGAGATCGGGCGGGGCGGCTTCGGGGTGGTGTATCGCTGTGCCCAGCGCGCCCTGGACCGGGTGGTGGCGGTCAAGGTGCTGTCCGCGGAGATCGACGACGAGAGCCGGGAGCGGTTCCTGCGCGAGGAACACGCAATGGGACGGCTGTCGGGGCATCCGAACATCGTGGACATCCTCCAGGTGGACGTGACTCCGACCGGGCGGCCTTTCATCGTGATGCCGTACGCCACCCGCGGCTCCCTCGAGCAGGTGGTGCGCGACAGCGGGCCGCTGTCCTGGGCGGATTCGCTGCGGGTGGGCGTGAAACTGGCCGGGGCCATCGAGACCGCGCACCGCGCCGAGGTGCTGCACCGGGACGTGAAACCCGCGAATGTGCTGTTGAGCCGGTACGGGGAGCCGCAGCTCACCGACTTCGGAATCGCGCGGATTCCGGGCGGTTTCCGCACGTCCACGAGTTTGATCACCGGGTCGCCCGCGTTCACCGCGCCCGAGGTGCTCAAAGGGGATGAGCCGACGGTCCGTTCGGACGTGTACGGGCTCGGGTCCACCCTGTTCGCGCTGCTGACCGGCCATGCCGCCTTCGAGCGGCAGGCGGGGGAGAAGATCGTGGCGCAGTTCCTGCGGATCACCAGTCAGCCGGTCCCGGACCTGCGGGAGCTGGAGATTCCGGCGGATGTGGCCGCGGCCATCGAGGCGGCCATGTCGCCGGAGCCGGGTGATCGGCCCGCCAGCGCGGTGGAGTTCGGTGAGCTGCTGCGCGCGGTGCAGGGTGATCACGGTCAGATGCCGGACGAGATGGCCCTGATCGACGGCTCGGAACCCGGTGTGGACGGCGCCGATCCGGCCACCGGCTACACCACCCGGCGGACGCGCCCCGTGGTCAGCGCGCCGCGCACCCGTTCGCTGACGCTGCGCCCGACCGGTAATCCGAGTGCGGTGTTCGGGACCGGCAATACACTGCCGCCCACGGCCACAACGAAATTCCGTCCGCCGATCCCGGCGCGCGAGCCGATCGCCCGGCCCCGGCTGCTGGATCCGCTGCGCGCGGGCGGCCGCCGCCGGTTGGCGGTGATCCACGGCCCGGCCGGGTTCGGCAAGAGCACGGTGGCCGCGCAATGGTGTGCCGAGCTCACCGATCGCGGGGTGGCGACGGCCTGGATCGGGATCGACCGCGACGACGACAACGAGGTGTGGCTGCTGGCCCACATCATCGCCGCGATTCGCAAGGTGCGTCCGGAGATCGGCGCGGGGCTCGAGCAGTTGCTGGAGGAGCGGCCCGCGGAGGCGGTGCCGTACGCGGTGTCGGCGCTCATCGACGAGGTGCAGGCCAGTGCGAGCCCGGTGGTCGTGGTGGTGGACGACTGGCATCGGATCACCGATGCCGGGGCGCAGCGCGTGATGGCGTCGCTGCTCGACAATTGTTCGCACGAACTGCGTTTCGTGATCACCAGCCGGGAGCGGGCGGGGCTGCCGTTGAGCCGCCTGCAGGTGGCCGACGAGCTGGTCGAGATCCGGTCGGGGCAGTTGCGGCTGACCGCGGCCGAGACCCGGCAGATCCTGGTCGATCGCCTCGAATTGGAGTTGACCGATCGTCAGGTCGAGCAGATCCATGCCGCCACCGACGGCTGGCCGGCGGCGATCCAGCTGGCGGGATTGTCGTTACGGGCGGCCGATCACGACGTGGATCGGCTGATCGCCGGACTGTCGGCGACAACCAGGCGATCCGGGAGTATCTCGCGGAGAACGTGCTGGGCACCATCGAGCCGCGGATGCTCGAATTCCTCGGCGCCATAG
- a CDS encoding acetyl-CoA C-acetyltransferase, which yields MTTEAYIYEAIRTPRGKNRGGSLHSVKPIDLTTGLVQELRKRFPNLDEARISDIILGVVSPVGDQGADIARTTVLTAGLPDTVGGFQINRFCASGLEAVNLAAQKVRSGFDDLVIAGGVESMSRVPMGSDGGAMFMDPKTSYESYIVPQGISADLIATIEGFTRDDVDAYAVRSQDLAANAWKNGYFANSVVPVKDLNGLTVLDNDEHMRPGTTAADLGKLNPAFAGIGEMGGFDAVAMQRYHFVESINHVHHGGNSSGIVDGAAMVLIGSEEAGAASGLTPRARIVATGTSGADATIMLTGPTPAAEKALAKAGLKREDIDLYEINEAFASVVLKFQKDLQIPDEKLNVNGGAIAMGHPLGATGAMITGTVVDELHRRNARYGLITLCIGGGMGVATIIERV from the coding sequence ATGACCACAGAGGCCTACATTTACGAGGCCATCCGCACCCCGCGCGGCAAGAACCGCGGGGGGTCGCTGCACTCGGTCAAGCCGATCGACCTGACCACCGGTCTGGTCCAGGAGCTGCGGAAGCGCTTCCCGAACCTGGACGAGGCTCGCATCTCGGACATCATCCTGGGTGTCGTCTCGCCGGTCGGTGACCAGGGCGCGGACATCGCCCGCACCACCGTGCTCACCGCGGGCCTGCCCGACACCGTCGGCGGCTTCCAGATCAACCGCTTCTGCGCCTCGGGCCTCGAGGCCGTCAACCTGGCCGCCCAGAAGGTGCGCTCGGGCTTCGACGACCTGGTCATCGCCGGTGGCGTCGAGTCCATGTCCCGCGTGCCGATGGGCTCCGACGGCGGCGCCATGTTCATGGACCCGAAGACCAGCTACGAGAGCTACATTGTCCCGCAGGGCATTTCGGCCGACCTGATCGCCACCATCGAGGGCTTCACCCGCGATGACGTCGACGCCTACGCCGTGCGCTCGCAGGACCTGGCCGCCAACGCCTGGAAGAACGGCTACTTCGCCAACTCCGTCGTCCCGGTCAAGGACCTGAACGGTCTGACCGTGCTGGACAACGACGAGCACATGCGTCCCGGCACCACCGCCGCCGACCTCGGCAAGCTGAACCCGGCCTTCGCCGGCATCGGCGAGATGGGCGGCTTCGACGCGGTGGCCATGCAGCGCTACCACTTCGTCGAGTCCATCAACCACGTGCACCACGGTGGTAACTCCTCGGGCATCGTCGACGGCGCCGCCATGGTGCTGATCGGTTCCGAAGAGGCCGGCGCCGCGTCGGGTCTGACCCCGCGCGCCCGCATCGTGGCCACCGGCACCTCCGGCGCCGACGCCACCATCATGCTCACCGGTCCGACCCCGGCCGCCGAGAAGGCGCTGGCCAAGGCCGGTCTGAAGCGCGAGGACATCGATCTCTACGAGATCAACGAGGCCTTCGCCTCCGTCGTCCTGAAGTTCCAGAAGGACCTGCAGATCCCGGACGAGAAGCTGAACGTCAACGGCGGCGCGATCGCCATGGGTCACCCGCTGGGCGCGACCGGCGCGATGATCACCGGCACCGTGGTCGACGAGCTGCACCGTCGCAACGCCCGCTACGGCCTGATCACCCTGTGCATCGGCGGCGGCATGGGTGTCGCCACCATCATCGAGCGCGTCTGA
- a CDS encoding 3-hydroxyacyl-CoA dehydrogenase NAD-binding domain-containing protein yields the protein MTENMIGWEKDADGIVVLTMDDPNQGANTMNQLYKDSMKATVDRLEAEKDDITGVVITSAKKTFFAGGDLKNMMKTTPEDAASIMEELTTIKGDLRRLEKLGKPVVSAINGAALGGGLEITLATHYRIAADVKGVQLGLPEVSLGLLPAGGGVTRITRMLGIANGLMGVLLQGQKFTPAKAKATGLINEVVGSIEELVPAAKAWIKANPDKGVQPWDVKGYKIPGGTPSTPALAANLPAFPANLRKQLKGQNMPAPQAIMAAAVEGAQVDFDTASIIESRYFVSLLTGPVAKNMIQAFFFDLSHINNGGSRPKDVPKREIKKVGVIGAGMMGAGIAYVTAKAGIDVVLKDVTIEAANKGKDYSVKLEEKALSRGKTTEEKSKTLLDRIKPTADPADFAGVDFVIEAVFENPELKAKVFGEIEDIVDADALLGSNTSTLPITLLANGVKRAEDFIGIHFFSPVDKMPLVEIIKGEKTSDEALARVYDYTLAIRKTPIVVNDSRGFYTSRVIGKFINEAIMMLGEGVDPQTIEQAGLQAGYPAAPLKLSDELNFTTMQKIYKETAEALLASGGEIDAASGATAQILNKMVDEFDRKGKAGGAGFYDYTDGKATGIWSELRSTFGTSTTLPEGVTLQDLKDRMLFAEAIETQKCFDENVLTSTADANIGSIFGIGFPAWTGGTHQFIVGYPGGQEAFVARADELAAKFGSRFEVPASLRK from the coding sequence ATGACCGAGAACATGATCGGCTGGGAAAAGGACGCCGACGGCATCGTCGTGCTGACCATGGACGACCCCAACCAGGGCGCCAACACCATGAACCAGCTCTACAAGGACTCGATGAAGGCGACCGTCGATCGCCTGGAGGCCGAGAAGGACGACATCACCGGTGTCGTCATCACCTCCGCGAAGAAGACCTTCTTCGCCGGCGGCGACCTCAAGAACATGATGAAGACCACGCCCGAGGACGCGGCCTCCATCATGGAAGAGCTCACCACCATCAAGGGTGACCTGCGCCGTCTGGAGAAGCTGGGCAAGCCGGTCGTCTCCGCGATCAACGGCGCTGCCCTGGGCGGCGGCCTGGAGATCACCCTGGCCACCCACTACCGCATCGCCGCCGATGTGAAGGGCGTGCAGCTGGGTCTGCCCGAGGTCTCCCTCGGCCTGCTCCCGGCCGGTGGCGGCGTCACCCGCATCACCCGCATGCTGGGCATCGCCAACGGCCTGATGGGCGTGCTGCTGCAGGGCCAGAAGTTCACCCCGGCCAAGGCCAAGGCCACCGGCCTGATCAACGAGGTCGTCGGCTCGATCGAGGAGCTGGTCCCGGCCGCCAAGGCGTGGATCAAGGCCAACCCGGACAAGGGCGTGCAGCCCTGGGACGTCAAGGGTTACAAGATCCCGGGCGGCACCCCGTCCACCCCGGCGCTGGCCGCCAACCTCCCGGCCTTCCCGGCCAACCTGCGCAAGCAGCTCAAGGGCCAGAACATGCCGGCCCCGCAGGCCATCATGGCCGCCGCGGTCGAGGGCGCGCAGGTCGATTTCGACACCGCGTCGATCATCGAGTCCCGCTACTTCGTGTCCCTGCTGACCGGCCCGGTCGCCAAGAACATGATCCAGGCGTTCTTCTTCGACCTGTCGCACATCAACAACGGCGGTTCGCGTCCCAAGGACGTGCCGAAGCGTGAGATCAAGAAGGTCGGCGTGATCGGCGCGGGCATGATGGGCGCGGGCATCGCGTACGTCACCGCCAAGGCCGGCATCGACGTCGTCCTCAAGGACGTCACCATCGAGGCCGCGAACAAGGGCAAGGACTACTCGGTCAAGCTCGAGGAGAAGGCGCTCTCGCGCGGCAAGACCACCGAGGAGAAGTCGAAGACCCTCCTGGACCGCATCAAGCCGACCGCCGACCCGGCCGACTTCGCGGGCGTGGACTTCGTCATCGAGGCCGTGTTCGAGAACCCGGAGCTCAAGGCGAAGGTCTTCGGCGAGATCGAGGACATCGTGGACGCCGACGCGCTGCTCGGCTCCAACACCTCGACCCTGCCGATCACCCTGCTGGCCAACGGCGTGAAGCGGGCCGAGGACTTCATCGGCATCCACTTCTTCTCCCCGGTCGACAAGATGCCGCTGGTCGAGATCATCAAGGGCGAGAAGACCTCCGACGAGGCGCTGGCCCGGGTGTACGACTACACCCTCGCGATCCGCAAGACCCCGATCGTGGTGAACGACTCGCGTGGCTTCTACACCTCGCGCGTAATCGGCAAGTTCATCAACGAGGCCATCATGATGCTCGGTGAGGGCGTCGACCCGCAGACCATCGAGCAGGCCGGTCTGCAGGCGGGCTACCCGGCGGCGCCGCTGAAGCTGTCGGACGAGCTGAACTTCACCACCATGCAGAAGATCTACAAGGAGACCGCCGAGGCCCTGCTGGCCTCCGGTGGCGAGATCGACGCCGCCTCCGGCGCGACCGCGCAGATCCTGAACAAGATGGTGGACGAGTTCGACCGCAAGGGTAAGGCCGGCGGCGCGGGCTTCTACGACTACACCGATGGCAAGGCCACCGGTATCTGGTCGGAGCTGCGTTCCACCTTCGGCACCTCGACCACCCTCCCCGAGGGCGTCACCCTGCAGGATCTCAAGGACCGCATGCTGTTCGCGGAGGCCATCGAGACCCAGAAGTGCTTCGACGAGAACGTGCTGACCTCGACCGCCGACGCCAACATCGGCTCGATCTTCGGCATCGGTTTCCCGGCCTGGACCGGTGGTACCCACCAGTTCATCGTCGGCTACCCGGGCGGACAGGAAGCCTTCGTGGCCCGCGCCGACGAGCTGGCCGCCAAGTTCGGCAGCCGCTTCGAGGTTCCGGCTTCGCTGCGCAAGTAG